One window from the genome of Pedobacter schmidteae encodes:
- a CDS encoding DUF4134 domain-containing protein, which yields MIRCRKGFRKTSIVKFCSVAAVVLLSICVEAAFAQDGAAGIDEADSKVREYFGSGTKLMYAVGAVLGLIGAVKVYSKWNQGDQDTSKVAAAWFGSCIFLVIVTTVIKAFFAV from the coding sequence ATGATAAGGTGTAGAAAGGGTTTTAGAAAAACCTCGATTGTAAAATTTTGCAGTGTAGCGGCGGTAGTGCTGCTATCAATCTGTGTTGAAGCGGCCTTTGCCCAAGATGGTGCCGCAGGAATTGACGAAGCTGATTCAAAGGTTCGTGAGTATTTCGGTTCCGGCACTAAACTCATGTACGCCGTTGGTGCCGTGTTAGGTCTGATCGGGGCCGTTAAGGTCTATTCTAAGTGGAACCAGGGCGACCAGGATACTTCGAAAGTTGCAGCGGCATGGTTTGGCTCCTGCATTTTCCTGGTGATAGTTACCACGGTGATCAAAGCATTCTTTGCGGTTTAA
- a CDS encoding DUF4133 domain-containing protein → MENSVYQINKGINRAIEFKGLKAQYIWYLGGGIVVLMIIYAIMYFIGVNTYISILVILVVGAFLLMKIYAMSSKYGEFGLTKAIASKSLPKVVKTNSRAIFIELGKEK, encoded by the coding sequence ATGGAAAACAGTGTTTACCAGATCAACAAAGGAATTAACCGCGCCATAGAGTTCAAAGGGTTAAAAGCGCAATACATATGGTACCTGGGTGGCGGCATAGTGGTGTTAATGATCATTTACGCCATTATGTATTTTATCGGCGTAAATACTTACATCAGCATTTTAGTGATCCTGGTCGTGGGTGCATTCTTGCTAATGAAAATTTACGCCATGAGTTCCAAATATGGCGAGTTTGGTCTGACCAAAGCCATTGCCTCGAAATCCCTACCCAAAGTGGTTAAAACTAACAGCCGGGCCATTTTTATAGAGCTGGGCAAAGAAAAATAG
- a CDS encoding TraG family conjugative transposon ATPase encodes MEKKFADVWPIMAVEHDCIVSKKGDITVAYSVQLPEIFSLSNHDYESFHQAWIKAIKTLPKFCVFHKQDRFLNKNFRGDVEKESSVLSFASNRHFNERPFLEHKCWVFITKKPAGRKTSSSLFSTLIRNTIVPGELLKPQFLQDFLDCCGQFKRILEDTGLIELTRLTQEQIVSTARSAGILEQYCFLSETADEFQIKDIQFKDGITVGNQRCQLFTLGDAADLPALCGSRMNFDRYSTDKTKFSVGFSSTLGQLLPLNHIYNQYIFIEDAAKTLQRLESKRLRLQSLSAYSRENLISRDATNDFLNEAISEQRLPVRAHFNILAWSDNESEFKEIKSAVSSGLAQMDAVSKVETASAPQIFWAGLPGNAADFPVEDTFDTFAEQACCFLNLESSCEDNISPFGIRLGDRLTGKPLHVDISDWPYKKGIVQNFNKFILGPSGSGKSFFTNHMVRSYYEQGTHIVLVDVGHSYKGLCDMVNGYYFTYSEETPIKFNPFFIGEGDSLDTEKKESIKTLLLALWKKDDEEYRRAEYVALSNAIQLYYDKLEKHPEIFPGFNSFYEFLKHDFVAILAEDKVKDHHFDIDNFLYVLRPYYQGGEFDFLLNAKENLNLLQERFIVFELDSITGHPTLMPVVTIIIMEVFINKMRKLRGVRKMILIEEAWKALMKEGFAEYIKYLFKTVRKFFGEAIVVTQEVDDLLASPIVKQAIINNSDCKIMLDQSKYQNKFDQIQEFLGLTEKEKALVLSLNKSNDPKLKYKEVFISLGGTYSRVYRTEVSLEEYLAYTTDQREKVMVQDYSQRYGSIDLGIKVLASELRSRK; translated from the coding sequence ATGGAAAAAAAATTTGCCGACGTGTGGCCTATAATGGCCGTCGAGCATGATTGCATAGTGAGTAAGAAGGGTGACATTACCGTTGCCTACAGTGTACAATTACCGGAAATTTTCTCGTTATCGAATCATGACTACGAGAGTTTCCACCAGGCTTGGATCAAAGCGATCAAGACACTACCCAAGTTCTGTGTTTTTCACAAGCAGGATCGTTTTTTAAACAAGAATTTCCGGGGCGATGTAGAAAAAGAAAGCTCGGTACTTTCTTTTGCCAGTAACCGGCATTTCAATGAGCGCCCATTCTTAGAGCATAAGTGCTGGGTATTTATTACTAAAAAGCCTGCTGGCAGGAAAACCTCCAGCAGCTTGTTTTCTACGCTTATCCGCAACACGATTGTTCCGGGTGAGCTGCTTAAACCCCAATTCCTACAAGACTTCCTGGACTGCTGCGGGCAGTTCAAAAGGATACTAGAAGACACCGGGTTAATTGAATTAACCCGTTTAACGCAGGAACAGATCGTAAGTACCGCGCGCAGCGCAGGTATACTGGAACAGTACTGTTTCCTATCGGAAACAGCCGATGAGTTCCAGATCAAGGACATCCAGTTTAAGGATGGCATTACCGTTGGCAACCAGCGTTGCCAACTTTTTACATTAGGTGATGCCGCCGACCTGCCCGCGCTCTGCGGCAGTCGAATGAATTTTGACCGGTACTCAACTGACAAAACAAAATTCTCTGTTGGCTTTTCTTCTACCCTCGGCCAGCTTCTCCCGTTAAATCATATTTACAACCAGTACATCTTCATTGAAGATGCGGCCAAGACTTTGCAACGGCTGGAAAGCAAAAGATTGCGACTGCAATCGCTTTCGGCCTATTCCCGCGAGAACCTGATCTCGCGGGATGCGACGAACGATTTTTTAAATGAAGCGATCTCCGAACAGCGTTTACCTGTTCGGGCGCATTTCAATATCCTCGCCTGGAGTGACAACGAAAGCGAGTTTAAGGAAATCAAAAGCGCTGTAAGCAGCGGCCTGGCGCAGATGGACGCAGTTTCAAAGGTTGAAACCGCATCGGCCCCACAAATATTTTGGGCCGGACTACCGGGAAATGCGGCGGATTTTCCGGTTGAAGATACTTTCGACACGTTTGCGGAGCAAGCGTGCTGCTTTCTGAACCTGGAAAGCAGTTGCGAGGATAACATCAGCCCTTTTGGTATCCGCCTGGGTGATAGGCTTACCGGGAAGCCCCTGCACGTTGATATTTCGGACTGGCCTTATAAAAAAGGCATTGTCCAAAACTTCAACAAGTTCATTTTAGGGCCGTCGGGCAGTGGTAAATCTTTTTTCACCAACCACATGGTTCGTAGTTACTACGAGCAGGGCACCCACATCGTACTTGTCGATGTGGGCCATAGCTACAAAGGGCTATGCGATATGGTCAATGGGTATTACTTCACCTATAGTGAAGAAACCCCAATCAAGTTCAATCCATTTTTTATTGGCGAGGGTGATTCACTCGATACCGAAAAAAAGGAATCGATCAAAACCCTGCTCCTTGCGCTATGGAAAAAGGATGACGAGGAATACAGACGTGCGGAATATGTGGCATTGTCAAATGCCATCCAGTTGTATTATGACAAGCTGGAGAAACACCCGGAAATCTTCCCAGGCTTTAATTCCTTCTATGAATTTCTAAAGCATGATTTCGTTGCCATACTTGCAGAAGACAAGGTTAAAGACCATCACTTTGATATTGACAACTTCCTTTATGTTCTAAGGCCCTATTACCAAGGCGGGGAGTTCGATTTCCTGCTTAATGCAAAGGAAAACCTGAACCTGCTACAAGAGCGGTTCATTGTCTTTGAGCTGGATTCAATCACCGGGCACCCAACGTTGATGCCTGTCGTAACGATCATCATCATGGAAGTTTTCATCAACAAGATGCGAAAACTCCGTGGTGTACGAAAGATGATCCTAATCGAAGAGGCTTGGAAAGCCCTGATGAAAGAGGGTTTTGCGGAGTACATCAAATACCTGTTTAAGACCGTTCGTAAATTTTTTGGTGAGGCCATTGTAGTTACCCAAGAGGTCGATGACCTTTTAGCTTCACCGATTGTAAAGCAGGCGATCATTAATAACAGTGATTGTAAAATTATGCTCGATCAATCGAAATACCAAAACAAGTTCGATCAGATCCAGGAGTTTTTGGGCCTAACTGAAAAAGAGAAAGCGCTTGTACTGTCACTGAACAAGTCCAATGATCCAAAATTAAAATACAAAGAGGTATTCATTTCGTTGGGCGGTACCTATTCCCGTGTTTACCGTACCGAGGTTTCACTTGAGGAATACCTCGCCTATACTACCGACCAACGTGAAAAAGTGATGGTTCAGGATTACTCGCAAAGGTACGGCAGTATTGATCTTGGGATCAAGGTGCTTGCCAGCGAGTTACGAAGCAGAAAATAA
- a CDS encoding conjugal transfer protein TraI has protein sequence MKKYVLIFFLSIGLAAMPTMESKAIVWKVITAAIKKVLQAIDLQIQRQQNKVIWLQNAQKTLENALSKLKLKEIGEWTEKQRKIYKEYFDELHKVKTLISYYQRIKDITKKQAQLVSEYKRAWAMIRSDKHFTFDEIAEMGRVYEGILEETVKNIDQLSLVVNSFITTMSDAKRLEIIASVDNKVDENLDDLRRFNSENAILSLKRAQSQHEIDVVKKMYGLTDPVYEY, from the coding sequence ATGAAAAAGTATGTATTGATTTTTTTTCTTTCCATAGGGCTGGCAGCCATGCCAACCATGGAAAGCAAAGCGATTGTGTGGAAGGTGATAACCGCGGCAATCAAAAAGGTGTTACAGGCCATAGACCTGCAAATCCAGCGCCAGCAGAACAAAGTGATCTGGCTGCAAAACGCGCAGAAGACCCTTGAAAATGCCCTTTCTAAATTAAAGTTAAAAGAGATCGGCGAATGGACAGAAAAGCAGCGCAAAATCTACAAGGAATATTTTGACGAGCTGCACAAAGTAAAAACGCTGATCAGCTATTACCAGCGCATCAAGGATATTACCAAGAAACAGGCGCAACTGGTTTCCGAATACAAACGTGCCTGGGCCATGATCCGCAGTGACAAACACTTTACGTTTGATGAAATAGCCGAAATGGGCCGGGTGTACGAAGGAATTTTGGAAGAAACGGTAAAAAACATCGACCAGCTATCGCTGGTAGTCAATTCCTTTATCACAACAATGAGTGATGCGAAGCGGCTGGAGATCATTGCGAGTGTAGACAACAAGGTTGATGAGAACCTGGATGATCTGCGGCGGTTTAACAGTGAGAACGCCATTTTGAGTTTAAAACGAGCGCAATCCCAACATGAAATAGATGTGGTGAAAAAGATGTATGGTTTGACCGATCCCGTGTATGAATACTAA
- a CDS encoding TerB family tellurite resistance protein: MKKFIVFVMLCFALQTSASAQVKEVIQLALNLEKLAQLKSILTSLKKGYEILSKGYNTVKDLTKGNFNVHKTFLDALMEVSPVVKKYRKVAMIADYQVKLINEQKAALKRFRGSKFLNPEEITYIAGVFDNVTKSSIKNLDELILVITAGKLRMSDDERLAAIDRIFKDVEDKLIFTRDFNVSASMLSLTREREMKDIKGVKILTE, encoded by the coding sequence ATGAAAAAGTTTATTGTTTTTGTGATGCTGTGTTTTGCACTGCAAACCAGCGCCAGCGCACAGGTTAAGGAAGTGATACAACTGGCGCTCAACCTGGAGAAACTGGCCCAGTTAAAAAGTATTCTGACTTCGCTTAAAAAAGGTTACGAAATTTTAAGCAAGGGGTATAATACGGTTAAAGACCTTACCAAAGGCAACTTCAACGTTCATAAAACTTTTCTGGATGCGCTTATGGAAGTAAGCCCGGTGGTCAAGAAGTACCGTAAGGTTGCCATGATCGCGGATTACCAGGTTAAGCTGATCAATGAGCAGAAAGCTGCTTTAAAGCGGTTTCGCGGCAGTAAGTTCCTAAACCCCGAAGAAATCACCTATATCGCTGGCGTGTTCGATAATGTGACCAAAAGCAGTATCAAGAACCTTGACGAGCTGATCCTGGTCATCACGGCGGGCAAGCTGCGCATGTCGGACGACGAGCGGCTTGCAGCGATTGACCGCATTTTTAAGGATGTAGAGGATAAGCTCATCTTCACACGCGATTTTAACGTGAGTGCCTCGATGCTGTCATTGACCAGGGAGCGGGAAATGAAGGATATAAAAGGCGTGAAAATATTAACTGAATAA
- the traJ gene encoding conjugative transposon protein TraJ has product MMKRSLCVGIIVLIVLWPAVSMAGPTADNIKSLNEVLTKLYTDMSPLFKGLVNVGRGIAGFAALFYIGTRVAKHIMNAEPVDFYPLFRPFVLGFCIAFFPLTMDLINGILKPMETGTEKMVYNSDKTVAALLKEKERKIRETDKWKMYVGIGGKGDKDAWYKYTYDKDPATEGMFEGIGNDLLFAAEKQEYKFKQSVKAWMSEVLQVVFQAAALCINTLRTFQMIVLGIIGPLVFGMAVFDGFQHTLTNWISRYINVFLWLPVANIFGSIIGKVQENMLKIDLSQMAAYGDTFFSQADTGYLIFMLIGIVGYFTVPSVSNFIVNAGGGNAMLQKITSMTSQATPMSIARGSIDAKKSYDDGRKYDAGSGVWGAIGRMDGGGKGGGAYQHSKVSGKS; this is encoded by the coding sequence ATGATGAAAAGGAGTTTGTGTGTTGGAATTATAGTTTTAATTGTGTTGTGGCCTGCGGTGAGCATGGCCGGGCCTACTGCTGATAATATCAAAAGCCTGAACGAAGTATTGACCAAACTGTACACGGATATGTCCCCCCTCTTTAAGGGGCTTGTTAATGTAGGCAGGGGCATTGCGGGTTTCGCAGCACTTTTTTATATAGGTACACGTGTGGCGAAACATATCATGAATGCTGAACCAGTAGATTTCTATCCTTTATTCAGGCCCTTTGTACTGGGCTTCTGTATTGCGTTCTTCCCCCTAACAATGGATTTGATAAACGGCATCTTAAAACCAATGGAAACAGGCACAGAAAAAATGGTATATAATAGCGACAAAACTGTGGCTGCATTGCTGAAAGAGAAGGAACGTAAGATCAGGGAAACCGATAAATGGAAGATGTATGTGGGCATAGGTGGAAAAGGTGACAAAGACGCCTGGTACAAGTACACGTATGATAAAGACCCTGCTACAGAGGGTATGTTCGAGGGGATTGGCAACGATCTTTTATTTGCTGCGGAAAAGCAGGAGTATAAGTTTAAACAATCCGTAAAGGCATGGATGTCGGAAGTTTTGCAGGTGGTATTCCAGGCGGCAGCACTTTGTATCAATACGCTGCGCACCTTTCAAATGATCGTACTGGGCATCATTGGCCCCCTTGTTTTTGGAATGGCGGTTTTTGACGGCTTCCAGCATACGCTTACCAATTGGATTTCCAGGTATATCAACGTGTTTTTATGGCTTCCTGTTGCAAATATCTTCGGCAGCATCATTGGTAAGGTGCAGGAAAACATGTTGAAGATCGATTTGAGCCAGATGGCTGCATATGGCGATACCTTTTTCTCGCAGGCGGATACCGGGTACCTGATCTTTATGCTCATCGGTATCGTCGGTTATTTCACGGTGCCGAGCGTGAGCAATTTTATTGTAAATGCGGGTGGTGGAAATGCAATGCTACAAAAGATCACCAGTATGACCTCGCAGGCTACGCCTATGAGCATTGCCCGCGGTTCAATAGATGCCAAAAAGAGCTATGACGACGGCCGTAAATATGATGCCGGCAGTGGTGTATGGGGAGCTATTGGCCGAATGGACGGCGGTGGAAAAGGTGGCGGCGCTTACCAGCATAGCAAGGTAAGCGGCAAGAGTTAA
- the traK gene encoding conjugative transposon protein TraK encodes MFKVVKDIDSAYRYMRTLSIIVIAGFATITSVIIYKCFELSNSSQGRIYVLVNGKAFEAFSSSRNENIPIEAKDHVETFHRFFFTYSPDDKAIKSNIGRALYLADNSAKKQYDDLRESNYYTSIISGNVNQTISIDSTKVDVSHYPYVFRFYGKQELTRPTSIVVRRLVTEGYLRNVTRSDNNSHGFLIERWKIVDNADISVENRN; translated from the coding sequence ATGTTCAAAGTTGTAAAAGATATAGATAGTGCATACCGCTATATGCGAACGCTAAGTATAATAGTGATAGCCGGGTTTGCTACGATCACCAGTGTGATCATTTATAAATGTTTCGAGCTTTCAAATTCTTCACAAGGAAGGATTTATGTGCTGGTCAACGGGAAAGCATTCGAAGCCTTTTCCTCATCGCGTAATGAGAATATCCCTATCGAGGCAAAGGATCATGTGGAAACCTTCCACCGTTTTTTCTTTACCTATAGCCCTGATGATAAAGCGATCAAGAGCAATATCGGCAGGGCACTGTACCTGGCCGATAACTCCGCTAAGAAACAGTACGATGACCTGCGGGAAAGCAATTATTATACTTCTATCATTAGCGGGAATGTTAACCAGACAATTAGCATTGATTCTACTAAGGTGGATGTTAGCCATTACCCTTATGTGTTCAGGTTCTATGGCAAACAGGAATTGACGCGGCCTACCAGTATTGTTGTCCGCAGGCTTGTTACCGAAGGGTATCTACGGAATGTGACCAGGAGCGATAACAACAGCCATGGCTTTTTAATTGAGAGATGGAAAATCGTTGATAACGCCGATATATCGGTAGAAAACAGGAACTAA
- the traM gene encoding conjugative transposon protein TraM: MKSENVKVEKRRKFLLVLPLIVIPFLAAIFYSFKEDEGTANPLQEAAVKGLQAGLPDANVKKEPENKLSYYEAAEQDSAKRSEQMRNDPYFQNAYAYQPPGTMPPASAYGPNYGAGYNPGPYMPEARENAVYSRLNALNATLNQPAPMPPANNPYPANESEPMNGEVDRLEKMMKMMSSGAGEEDPEMKNIDGMLDKLLDIQNPARVQERMRKNSKESRGQVFQVTGETPKREITALYNDTEKISKHSNGFFAFENSKQEQETPAGTIKAVVHQNQTIVAGAVIKLRLLNDIYVNGFKIPKDNFLYGLASLDGERLNIGISNIQYQDIIFPVQLTVYDMDGLNGIHIPGAISREISKQGGSDAISSIGLSGLDPSIGAQAATAGIEITKNLIGRKVKMVRVTVKAGYQVLLRDENSKEKK; encoded by the coding sequence ATGAAAAGTGAAAATGTAAAGGTTGAAAAAAGAAGGAAGTTTCTCCTTGTTCTACCATTAATCGTGATCCCGTTCCTTGCCGCTATATTTTACAGCTTTAAGGAAGATGAAGGGACTGCAAACCCGCTGCAAGAAGCAGCGGTTAAAGGGCTGCAAGCCGGTTTACCGGATGCGAATGTAAAAAAGGAGCCGGAAAATAAACTCTCCTATTATGAAGCTGCGGAGCAGGATTCAGCGAAGCGGAGCGAGCAGATGCGCAATGACCCATACTTTCAAAATGCGTATGCGTACCAGCCGCCCGGCACGATGCCCCCGGCGAGTGCATACGGGCCAAATTACGGCGCTGGTTACAATCCAGGGCCATATATGCCGGAAGCGAGAGAAAACGCTGTTTACAGCCGTTTGAACGCGCTAAATGCTACACTGAACCAACCGGCACCCATGCCACCGGCAAATAATCCTTACCCTGCAAACGAAAGTGAGCCGATGAACGGTGAGGTTGACCGCCTGGAGAAAATGATGAAAATGATGTCGTCGGGTGCGGGCGAAGAAGACCCGGAAATGAAAAACATTGACGGGATGCTGGATAAGCTGCTGGATATACAAAACCCGGCACGGGTGCAGGAGCGGATGCGCAAAAACTCTAAAGAAAGCCGGGGCCAGGTTTTCCAGGTCACCGGCGAAACCCCCAAGCGGGAAATTACCGCGCTGTACAACGATACCGAGAAGATCAGTAAACACAGCAATGGATTCTTTGCGTTCGAGAACAGCAAACAGGAGCAGGAAACACCGGCAGGTACGATAAAGGCTGTTGTACATCAAAACCAGACCATTGTAGCCGGGGCGGTCATTAAGCTGCGCTTATTGAATGACATCTACGTAAATGGCTTTAAAATCCCCAAGGATAACTTTTTGTACGGCCTTGCGAGCCTTGATGGCGAGCGGCTGAACATTGGCATCTCCAACATCCAGTACCAGGACATCATTTTCCCTGTACAGCTTACCGTTTATGATATGGACGGGCTAAATGGTATCCACATCCCCGGAGCAATATCGCGGGAGATCAGCAAGCAAGGCGGATCCGACGCGATCAGCTCCATCGGCCTTTCTGGTTTAGACCCCAGCATCGGCGCGCAGGCCGCCACCGCGGGTATCGAAATCACAAAAAACCTTATTGGCAGGAAAGTAAAAATGGTACGTGTAACCGTTAAAGCCGGGTACCAGGTATTGCTGCGCGATGAAAATTCAAAGGAAAAGAAATAA
- the traN gene encoding conjugative transposon protein TraN gives MKLKRMSIVMMVIMFITCVGANAQNLSTQIRSSVIPLHLGVSHNKTTNLIFPFSIKSIDRGSRELLAQQAAGVENILQVKAATDKFQETNLTVITSDGALYSFLISYKSDPTVINLSLALSSAQQQVVGILQSNNDNEAKMISNSAEIATRKAVIKNAYARKYDVAFKLTGLYIQNDILYFQIEVDNSSSIGYDIEQLRFYTADKKRSKRTSSQEIEIKPVYVFNPTSRVEAFSKNVVVYAVKKFTIQDRKKLILELQEKNGGRHLNIELSNKRIVKSLII, from the coding sequence ATGAAATTGAAGAGAATGAGTATTGTGATGATGGTAATCATGTTCATCACATGTGTAGGCGCGAATGCGCAGAACCTTTCAACGCAGATCAGGTCAAGCGTTATCCCGTTGCACCTGGGCGTTTCCCACAACAAGACGACAAATTTGATTTTCCCGTTCAGCATCAAGAGCATTGACCGCGGGAGCAGGGAATTACTGGCGCAGCAGGCCGCCGGGGTTGAAAACATCCTGCAAGTAAAGGCAGCTACGGATAAGTTCCAGGAAACAAACCTGACGGTTATCACCAGCGACGGTGCCCTATATTCTTTTTTGATCAGCTATAAATCCGACCCTACAGTTATTAACCTGTCGCTGGCCCTTTCTTCCGCGCAGCAGCAGGTGGTTGGCATTTTGCAATCCAACAATGATAACGAGGCAAAGATGATCAGTAACAGTGCGGAGATTGCTACACGCAAGGCTGTAATAAAAAACGCTTACGCCAGAAAATACGATGTAGCCTTTAAGCTGACCGGCCTTTACATCCAGAACGATATTTTGTATTTCCAGATCGAGGTTGACAATTCCAGTAGTATTGGCTATGATATTGAGCAATTGAGGTTTTACACTGCGGACAAGAAAAGGTCAAAGCGCACCTCCAGCCAGGAAATTGAAATTAAACCGGTATATGTATTTAACCCGACCTCGCGTGTCGAGGCATTTTCCAAAAATGTGGTAGTGTATGCGGTAAAGAAATTCACTATCCAGGATCGAAAAAAACTGATCCTGGAACTACAGGAAAAAAATGGGGGCCGACACCTGAACATTGAGCTTTCCAATAAGCGCATCGTGAAATCATTGATTATTTAA
- a CDS encoding MauE/DoxX family redox-associated membrane protein yields the protein MNFRKLFLNFSYLSFTILWAYAAISKLGEFQMFKYQMADAPFVSPLADVLVYLVPGIELIVAGMFAIEKTQKLALYLSFVLITIFTIYVGAMVTFSSKAPCTCGGIISSFTWNQHLIFNAAFLVLSIFAIVVQRKQNQGGQSSIHTKVAY from the coding sequence ATGAACTTTAGAAAACTATTTTTGAATTTCTCCTATTTAAGTTTTACGATTCTATGGGCATATGCCGCAATCAGTAAACTTGGTGAATTTCAGATGTTCAAATATCAAATGGCGGATGCACCATTCGTATCTCCACTTGCTGACGTACTTGTCTATTTGGTTCCAGGAATTGAGCTAATTGTAGCAGGGATGTTTGCCATTGAAAAAACGCAGAAACTAGCGCTATACCTATCCTTTGTATTGATTACAATTTTTACGATATACGTTGGTGCTATGGTGACCTTTAGCAGTAAAGCACCATGTACTTGTGGGGGCATTATAAGTAGTTTTACATGGAACCAACACCTAATTTTCAACGCGGCATTCTTGGTTCTTTCCATTTTTGCAATCGTAGTTCAAAGGAAGCAAAATCAAGGTGGTCAAAGTTCCATACATACTAAGGTTGCATATTAA
- a CDS encoding thioredoxin domain-containing protein: MKHLNIKLIICLFIIMQIGNLSSAQLYKKSYPSALKFNEIISQIYVESIIDHNGNIEKSNDVLAKESKLKGKLIILDFWSTTCGTCINGFPRMSELQKEFGDSLQIYLVNTIENDDKISKWIKNLNSKSYVRKVIPQNLKIITSKKLATLFPLVNEIGYSVWIGKDGKFLFRGISENTNSQKVREYFRGSTLKFIEDKPYYRIDADKPFFAKENRKIQYNSTFTDFLDTLISPYGFYARNVVDSTKGTRRYTFLNLWIQDVLSELYANNFPKKILLMPQKLELNIKDSIRRSIYEKSIQKEDNDETYVNARICYEHISPVSISDNDSRDLMKEDLNNYLRNTRKIKVQQIQKNITCYQLVIFDKSKLKPNTDNATWISAVKPNDRPDKMEYAYKGFELGEMLRLYLLQADYKRINKIVVDGTLDKGKYDVVLPSSGYIKDINELNNYLKVSGLMLIEKELEIPFIEISDI, from the coding sequence ATGAAACATTTAAATATAAAACTAATAATTTGCTTATTCATTATCATGCAAATTGGAAATTTATCATCAGCTCAACTATATAAAAAAAGCTATCCAAGCGCACTGAAATTTAATGAAATTATTTCACAAATCTATGTAGAGAGTATTATCGATCACAATGGAAATATAGAAAAATCAAATGATGTTTTAGCAAAAGAAAGCAAGCTTAAAGGGAAACTAATAATTCTTGATTTTTGGAGTACTACATGTGGTACCTGTATTAATGGGTTTCCAAGAATGTCAGAGTTACAAAAAGAATTTGGTGATAGTTTGCAAATTTATCTGGTTAATACTATAGAAAATGATGATAAAATTTCAAAATGGATTAAAAACCTAAATTCAAAATCGTATGTAAGAAAAGTGATTCCACAAAACCTTAAAATAATTACATCAAAAAAGCTAGCTACCCTTTTCCCCCTAGTAAATGAAATTGGGTATTCTGTTTGGATAGGTAAAGATGGAAAATTTTTGTTTCGAGGGATCTCCGAAAATACAAATTCGCAGAAAGTTAGAGAGTATTTTCGCGGTTCTACATTAAAATTCATTGAGGACAAACCATATTATAGAATAGATGCTGATAAGCCATTTTTTGCAAAAGAAAATAGAAAAATTCAGTACAACTCTACATTTACAGATTTTCTTGATACCTTAATATCTCCATATGGATTTTACGCCCGTAATGTTGTTGATTCTACAAAAGGGACTCGCAGGTACACATTTTTAAACTTATGGATACAAGATGTACTATCTGAATTATACGCAAATAATTTTCCAAAAAAAATCTTATTGATGCCTCAAAAGTTAGAATTAAATATTAAAGACAGTATTAGACGAAGTATTTACGAAAAATCAATTCAAAAGGAAGATAACGATGAAACATATGTAAATGCTAGGATTTGTTATGAACATATATCTCCAGTCTCTATTTCTGACAATGATTCAAGGGATTTAATGAAGGAAGATTTAAATAACTATCTCAGGAATACGAGAAAAATTAAAGTTCAGCAAATTCAAAAAAATATTACATGTTATCAATTAGTTATTTTCGACAAATCTAAGTTGAAGCCTAATACTGACAATGCAACATGGATTTCTGCCGTAAAGCCAAATGATCGTCCAGACAAAATGGAGTATGCATATAAGGGGTTTGAATTGGGTGAAATGCTAAGACTTTATCTTTTACAGGCTGACTACAAAAGGATTAATAAAATAGTTGTTGACGGTACATTAGATAAAGGTAAATACGACGTTGTATTACCTAGTTCTGGGTATATTAAAGACATAAATGAGCTTAATAACTACCTGAAAGTGTCTGGGTTAATGCTAATTGAAAAGGAATTGGAAATTCCATTTATTGAAATTTCAGATATCTAA